In a genomic window of Kwoniella mangroviensis CBS 8507 chromosome 2, whole genome shotgun sequence:
- a CDS encoding non-histone chromosomal protein 6, whose translation MPKVSAKDTKKSAGVQAAAKKRAKKDPNKPKRALSAYMFFVQDYRERIKAENPDASFGDVGKLLGLKWKEMSAGEKKPYEDKAQADKARADKENAVYKANGKAAKKAAPASESEEDDDDE comes from the exons ATGCCTAAGGTATCCGCCAAAGACACCAAGAAATCAGCCGGCGTCCAAGCTGCCGCTAAGAAGAGAGCTAAGAAGGACCCCAACAAGCCTAAGAG AGCTCTCTCCGCCTATATGTTCTTCGTTCAAGACTACAGAGAAAGGATCAAGGCTGAAAACCCCGATGCTTCATTCGGTGATGTTGGTAAGCTCTTGGGTCTCAagtggaaggagatgagTGCCGGtgaaaagaag CCATACGAAGATAAAGCTCAAGCCGACAAAGCTAGAGCCGATAAGGAAAACGCAGTTTACAAAGCTAATGGTAAAGCCGCCAAGAAAGCTGCTCCAGC TTCCGAatccgaggaagatgatgatgatgaataa